A window of the Terriglobia bacterium genome harbors these coding sequences:
- a CDS encoding DUF1442 domain-containing protein — MLGEKERAAIDRLWQRKLEQDAKKLPQAERHRNLEPASAEFICALAAGAGAQRLVEIGGSSGISTIALTAAAKDAGGKLISIEIEAERQAESRETLSSLGLEQVVDYRLGDAASLLPQLSEVDFALIDCEKEDYIRFFDMLQIAKGGIVVADNILSHGLEDYVAHVRQRPGAESITLNIGKGLEVTRFPQ; from the coding sequence ATGCTAGGAGAAAAGGAGCGGGCGGCGATTGACCGTTTGTGGCAGAGGAAGCTGGAGCAGGATGCGAAGAAGCTGCCTCAGGCGGAGCGGCACCGCAATCTGGAGCCCGCAAGCGCGGAGTTTATTTGCGCGCTGGCGGCTGGCGCGGGCGCACAGAGGCTGGTTGAGATCGGCGGCTCCAGCGGGATTTCAACCATTGCCCTGACCGCTGCGGCGAAAGATGCCGGCGGCAAACTGATTTCGATTGAGATTGAAGCCGAGCGCCAGGCCGAGTCGCGCGAGACGTTGAGCTCCCTTGGTCTCGAGCAGGTGGTCGATTATCGCCTGGGAGACGCCGCTTCGCTGCTGCCGCAGCTTTCCGAAGTCGATTTTGCCCTGATCGATTGCGAGAAGGAAGATTACATCCGCTTCTTCGACATGCTTCAGATCGCCAAGGGTGGAATCGTGGTGGCAGACAATATTCTCTCGCACGGCCTCGAAGACTATGTGGCGCACGTGAGACAACGCCCGGGAGCCGAGTCCATTACGCTGAACATCGGCAAGGGCCTGGAAGTGACACGATTTCCGCAATAA
- a CDS encoding winged helix-turn-helix domain-containing protein: protein MKTDPAPGTRVRFGIFEADLRSGELRRDGLKIKIQELPFQVLVSLLERPGEVVTREDLRKRLWPADTFVDFEHGLSKAINKLREALGDDASNPRFVETLTRRGYRFLGPVERTDHTSSTGNEEPVHVRQGAPSSRRWVMVAAGVLAALLAGAYWLSRPSTRPEVTGMVQLTNDGQAKSGPLLSDGSRIYFGEGNIPSLEMAQVSVHGGEVAPAAAISVPQAFPLDISPDGSEFLMTQFTTTADMAPVWVVPVLAGSPRRVGNLMVNLNPQTAAWSQDMQRIAFARGDDLYTASPDGTDAKKLVSLPGDGFGFHWSPDSSCLDISVLNKKTGAQSLWELRADGTNLHQLLPGWSNPPAECCGVWTPDGKYLVFQATRNGVTALWALPQTTGLFSRASRQPIQLTTGPMDMLSPVLSRDGKRIFSLGIQPRGKLVRYDARSKSFVPYLGGASIEDVDFSKNGKWIAYLSYPQNSLWRSKADGSSKLQLTFPPLQALLPRWSPDGKQVAFIGLKLGEGEAVKIYVVPADGGEPERVLPQDTGEETDPVWSPDGNRLVFSKNSFVEVRSLQERDIEVVDLRTRQVTPVPGSEGLYSARWSPDGRYLVAMPRDSTRLTLFDFKSQKWQELVKMAIGFPSWSRDSKYVYFNDASNTAFYRVRVRDRKVEQVASLAGMTMAGEQWTGLAPDDSPMLLLDTSIDEIYAVDWTAP, encoded by the coding sequence ATGAAAACAGATCCGGCCCCGGGAACGCGGGTTCGGTTTGGGATTTTCGAGGCAGACCTCCGCTCGGGAGAACTGCGCCGCGATGGGCTGAAGATAAAAATTCAAGAGCTGCCCTTCCAGGTGCTGGTGTCTTTGCTGGAACGGCCGGGGGAAGTGGTGACGCGGGAGGACCTGCGCAAGAGGCTGTGGCCAGCCGATACCTTTGTGGATTTCGAGCACGGATTAAGCAAGGCCATCAACAAGCTGCGGGAGGCGCTGGGCGACGACGCCAGCAATCCGCGTTTTGTTGAGACCCTGACGCGGCGGGGGTACCGTTTTCTCGGCCCGGTAGAACGCACTGATCACACTTCATCTACTGGGAATGAGGAGCCAGTACATGTACGCCAAGGGGCGCCATCATCACGACGATGGGTCATGGTAGCGGCCGGGGTGCTCGCCGCGTTGCTGGCAGGCGCTTATTGGCTGTCTCGACCTTCTACTAGACCCGAAGTCACGGGAATGGTCCAGCTCACCAACGACGGACAAGCCAAGTCCGGCCCGCTGCTCAGCGATGGCTCGCGCATTTATTTCGGCGAGGGGAATATCCCCTCCTTGGAAATGGCGCAGGTCTCCGTGCATGGTGGCGAGGTTGCGCCCGCTGCCGCGATTTCAGTCCCGCAGGCATTTCCGCTGGATATTTCTCCCGACGGCAGCGAGTTCCTCATGACTCAGTTCACAACGACGGCCGACATGGCGCCAGTTTGGGTTGTGCCCGTCCTGGCAGGATCGCCACGACGTGTTGGCAATTTGATGGTAAACCTGAACCCGCAAACTGCTGCGTGGTCGCAGGATATGCAACGAATCGCTTTTGCAAGGGGGGACGACCTCTACACAGCCAGCCCGGACGGCACGGATGCAAAAAAACTTGTGAGCCTCCCTGGCGATGGCTTTGGCTTTCATTGGTCGCCGGATAGCTCCTGCCTGGATATCAGCGTTCTGAACAAAAAGACCGGCGCCCAATCCTTGTGGGAGCTGCGGGCCGACGGTACAAATCTCCATCAGCTTCTCCCGGGTTGGAGTAATCCCCCGGCTGAGTGCTGCGGTGTTTGGACGCCGGACGGGAAATACCTCGTCTTCCAGGCAACCCGCAACGGCGTCACCGCATTGTGGGCGCTGCCGCAGACGACCGGCTTATTCAGCCGAGCTTCGCGCCAGCCCATCCAGTTGACCACCGGGCCGATGGACATGCTGTCTCCGGTCCTGAGCAGGGACGGCAAGAGGATTTTTTCGCTGGGTATTCAGCCTCGGGGGAAACTGGTTCGATACGACGCGCGGTCGAAGAGTTTCGTTCCCTATCTTGGTGGTGCGTCCATTGAGGACGTGGATTTCTCGAAAAACGGTAAATGGATCGCGTATCTTTCTTATCCCCAAAACAGTCTCTGGCGCAGCAAGGCGGATGGAAGCAGCAAGCTTCAACTCACCTTCCCCCCACTTCAGGCGCTTCTGCCCCGCTGGTCGCCGGATGGGAAACAAGTTGCGTTTATCGGCCTGAAGCTCGGAGAAGGGGAAGCTGTGAAGATTTATGTCGTGCCGGCCGATGGCGGCGAACCCGAGCGAGTGTTGCCGCAGGATACGGGCGAAGAGACTGACCCCGTCTGGTCGCCAGACGGCAACCGGCTGGTTTTTTCGAAGAATTCTTTTGTGGAAGTCCGCTCGCTCCAGGAGCGAGATATTGAGGTCGTAGATCTGAGAACCAGGCAGGTTACGCCGGTGCCAGGATCGGAAGGTCTGTATTCCGCGCGCTGGTCGCCCGATGGCAGGTACCTGGTGGCGATGCCGCGCGATTCCACACGCCTGACGCTCTTCGATTTCAAAAGTCAGAAGTGGCAAGAGCTGGTGAAGATGGCGATTGGCTTCCCAAGTTGGTCGCGAGACAGCAAATACGTTTACTTCAATGACGCCAGCAACACAGCCTTCTACCGCGTGCGGGTGAGGGACCGAAAGGTCGAGCAAGTCGCGAGTCTCGCGGGAATGACCATGGCTGGCGAACAGTGGACGGGGCTTGCGCCTGATGACTCGCCGATGCTTCTGCTCGACACCAGTATCGACGAAATCTATGCGGTTGACTGGACTGCGCCGTAA
- a CDS encoding ECF-type sigma factor, translating into MRRAIFAHDVTPLLRGWSRGDAQVLNRIVGFADRNVRRIADRCLAREYSIQTVQPTAFINEAHLLLIDVQHVRYREPRGDRRDAT; encoded by the coding sequence ATGCGGCGGGCGATTTTTGCCCACGACGTCACCCCGCTACTCCGGGGCTGGAGCCGGGGAGACGCTCAAGTCCTGAATCGGATCGTGGGTTTCGCCGACCGTAATGTTCGCCGAATCGCGGACCGGTGCCTGGCCCGCGAATACTCCATCCAAACCGTGCAGCCCACGGCTTTCATCAATGAAGCACATCTACTGTTGATAGACGTGCAGCACGTCCGCTATCGCGAACCGCGCGGAGATAGACGAGATGCAACCTGA
- the kdsB gene encoding 3-deoxy-manno-octulosonate cytidylyltransferase codes for MISTIVRAGAAEVFQPEAVLIAALQPSISRRAPAEQSVRVSRSSRGLSGPAQKGNLALLATMNKVIGVIPVRLESTRLPRKALRLICGHSMIEWIYCRARAWPGFARLVVATDSEEVMAHCGALGIPATLTSSAHRSGSDRVIEVMGREPADLYVNIQGDEPMVTAQHIELLIAPFRQQKVTTVTTLKVAITPEEAANPNDVKVVTDHSGRALYFSRSSIPYDRAGAGGVRYSKHLGFYAYTREALATFGKLAPSELESAEALEQLRFLENGIPIDVVETANDTVGVDTEGDLRKVEEYFQRENITLPVTR; via the coding sequence ATGATTTCAACAATTGTTCGAGCAGGCGCGGCGGAAGTTTTCCAGCCGGAAGCGGTTTTGATTGCGGCATTGCAGCCGAGTATATCGCGCCGCGCGCCGGCAGAACAGTCGGTCCGGGTAAGCCGCAGCAGCAGAGGCTTGTCAGGACCCGCGCAAAAGGGTAACCTCGCTCTCTTGGCGACTATGAACAAGGTGATCGGCGTTATTCCGGTGCGTTTGGAATCAACTCGCCTGCCTCGCAAGGCGCTCCGGCTGATTTGCGGGCATTCCATGATCGAGTGGATCTATTGCCGCGCGCGCGCCTGGCCCGGCTTTGCGCGACTGGTGGTGGCGACCGATTCTGAAGAGGTGATGGCGCATTGTGGCGCGCTCGGGATCCCGGCCACGCTGACTTCATCCGCGCACCGCTCGGGTTCAGATCGCGTGATCGAGGTGATGGGCCGCGAGCCTGCGGATTTATACGTCAACATCCAGGGCGACGAACCCATGGTGACCGCGCAGCACATCGAGCTGCTCATCGCGCCTTTTCGCCAGCAGAAGGTCACGACGGTTACAACGCTGAAGGTGGCGATCACTCCCGAAGAGGCCGCGAATCCGAATGACGTCAAGGTTGTGACGGACCATAGCGGCCGCGCGCTTTATTTTTCGCGCTCGTCGATCCCATATGACCGCGCCGGCGCAGGTGGTGTGCGATATTCCAAGCATCTGGGATTTTACGCTTACACGCGAGAGGCGCTCGCGACGTTTGGCAAGCTGGCGCCGTCAGAGCTGGAATCGGCAGAGGCGCTCGAGCAGCTTCGGTTTCTCGAGAATGGAATCCCGATTGATGTGGTTGAGACCGCGAACGATACGGTGGGAGTGGATACGGAAGGCGACCTGCGCAAAGTGGAGGAGTACTTCCAGCGGGAGAACATCACTCTGCCCGTTACACGATAA
- a CDS encoding DUF4173 domain-containing protein, which produces MGDKTVLALRVLAGAAVMGVLGDLLLRQFPWGLNVFLWLTALAATVAIILRLHPSAGARVNRWMLAPVVVFGACFAWRASVPLKLMDALAILVALALASPLLGRVRVPLASLFHYFAAAVAAGAYTALGTLALVFGDIEWKEVSRENQGRPALAVGRGVALAVPPLLVFGVLLMSADVVFDNLVRTTFHINLERLFVHAFTILFCGWIVAGWLRSLLIANALPQQPGELPRLFSLGITEVGIVLGLLDLLFLAFVAVQVRYLFGGASLVGITPGLSYAEYARRGFFELVAVAALVLPLLLAAHWLLRQENPAQARVFRAVAGVQIILLFVIMASALERMRLYTEQFGLTEQRLYATAFMGWLAVVFVWFAFTVLRGRRERFAFGAMLAGFALIGVLHVVSPDALIARVNVERALEGRRFDAGYVVELSADAVPALAAHLSELKPQDSRTIATRILKQWPAGQRGDWRSWSWGRARAAEAVESHRAMLEQVSGTGRR; this is translated from the coding sequence ATGGGCGACAAAACTGTTTTGGCATTGCGTGTACTCGCCGGGGCGGCGGTGATGGGAGTTCTCGGCGACCTTCTACTTCGGCAGTTTCCCTGGGGCCTGAACGTCTTCCTGTGGCTGACAGCGCTGGCGGCGACGGTGGCCATCATTCTCCGGCTTCACCCTTCCGCCGGTGCCCGGGTAAACCGCTGGATGCTGGCGCCCGTGGTCGTTTTCGGGGCGTGTTTTGCCTGGCGGGCCTCCGTTCCTCTCAAGCTGATGGATGCCCTGGCGATTCTGGTGGCGCTGGCGCTGGCTTCTCCCCTGCTGGGCCGGGTGCGAGTGCCGCTGGCCAGCCTTTTCCATTATTTTGCAGCCGCGGTGGCAGCAGGCGCTTATACGGCACTCGGAACTTTGGCACTGGTTTTCGGCGACATCGAGTGGAAAGAAGTCTCGCGCGAAAACCAGGGGCGGCCGGCGCTGGCGGTGGGCCGTGGCGTGGCGCTGGCGGTGCCGCCGCTGCTGGTTTTCGGCGTGCTGCTGATGTCGGCTGACGTCGTGTTTGACAACCTGGTGCGTACAACGTTCCACATCAATTTGGAGCGGCTGTTCGTGCACGCTTTTACGATTCTCTTTTGCGGCTGGATCGTGGCAGGCTGGCTGCGCAGCCTCTTGATAGCAAACGCACTGCCCCAGCAACCGGGCGAACTTCCCCGCCTGTTTTCATTGGGCATCACCGAAGTGGGCATCGTGCTGGGACTTCTCGATCTGCTGTTCCTGGCCTTCGTCGCCGTCCAGGTGCGCTACCTGTTTGGAGGCGCGTCGCTGGTGGGAATCACCCCGGGGCTGAGCTACGCCGAGTATGCGCGCCGTGGGTTCTTTGAGCTGGTTGCCGTTGCCGCGCTGGTCTTGCCACTGCTGCTGGCGGCGCATTGGCTGCTGCGGCAGGAAAATCCCGCGCAAGCGCGCGTCTTCCGGGCGGTGGCGGGGGTGCAGATCATTCTTCTCTTCGTCATCATGGCCTCGGCGCTCGAGCGCATGCGGCTTTACACGGAGCAGTTCGGATTGACCGAGCAGCGCCTTTACGCCACCGCCTTCATGGGCTGGCTGGCGGTGGTGTTTGTGTGGTTTGCCTTCACAGTTCTGCGGGGCCGCCGGGAACGCTTTGCCTTCGGCGCCATGCTTGCAGGCTTTGCGCTGATCGGCGTGCTGCATGTTGTAAGCCCCGACGCGCTGATCGCACGGGTCAACGTGGAGCGTGCCCTGGAAGGGCGGCGCTTTGATGCGGGCTACGTTGTCGAGTTGAGCGCCGACGCTGTGCCGGCGCTGGCGGCGCATCTTTCGGAACTGAAACCACAGGACAGCCGCACGATCGCCACACGAATCCTGAAGCAATGGCCAGCCGGCCAGCGCGGCGACTGGCGGTCGTGGAGTTGGGGCCGCGCACGTGCCGCCGAAGCCGTCGAAAGCCATCGGGCCATGTTGGAACAGGTGTCCGGCACGGGCAGGCGATGA
- a CDS encoding AIR synthase family protein, producing the protein MPQSKPLPAGKLPPRLLEQLLKSCAAPASSGVVLGPRYGEDAAVLETSGKLLVAKTDPITFTADRIGWYAVNINANDLATMGARPRWFLATFLFPEKKTTDALVKKVFGETLKACRALGITLCGGHTEITIGLDRPIIVGQMLGEVELDKLVRKERQRLGDQVILTKGVAIEGTAILALEKAHELRGRIAAKHLKHAQRLLSKPGISVVRDAQVAVAHGEVHAMHDPTEGGLLTGLVELARAGRVGMRVWKEKIPVLHETRLLARLLGFDPLAMLASGALLIVAGPRSAMRIVQALRRNRVAAQIIGEVCRPSDGITMVENGRARPIRVPESDEIARLLE; encoded by the coding sequence ATGCCGCAATCAAAACCGCTTCCGGCTGGAAAACTTCCGCCGCGCCTGCTCGAACAATTGTTGAAATCATGCGCAGCCCCAGCGTCCTCCGGAGTTGTTCTCGGGCCGCGTTATGGCGAGGACGCAGCGGTGCTCGAGACCAGCGGGAAGCTTCTGGTTGCCAAGACCGATCCCATAACCTTCACGGCTGACCGCATCGGCTGGTACGCGGTCAACATCAATGCCAACGACCTTGCAACGATGGGCGCGCGCCCGCGGTGGTTCCTCGCCACGTTTCTTTTTCCGGAGAAGAAGACCACGGACGCCCTGGTCAAGAAAGTTTTTGGTGAAACGTTGAAGGCCTGTCGCGCGCTTGGCATCACGCTGTGCGGCGGTCACACCGAGATCACCATAGGTCTCGACCGTCCGATTATTGTGGGCCAGATGCTGGGTGAAGTCGAGCTGGACAAACTGGTGCGCAAGGAAAGGCAGAGGCTGGGCGACCAGGTGATCCTCACTAAGGGCGTGGCCATTGAAGGCACCGCCATCCTGGCGCTAGAGAAAGCGCACGAATTGCGGGGAAGGATTGCGGCAAAGCATCTCAAACACGCGCAGCGATTACTCTCGAAGCCCGGCATCAGCGTGGTGCGTGACGCACAGGTGGCGGTCGCGCACGGGGAAGTCCACGCGATGCACGACCCCACCGAAGGCGGCTTGCTCACCGGGCTCGTTGAACTGGCGCGTGCAGGCCGCGTGGGCATGCGAGTGTGGAAAGAAAAGATTCCGGTGCTTCATGAAACGCGGCTGCTGGCGCGCCTGCTCGGGTTCGATCCGCTCGCTATGCTCGCTTCCGGGGCTTTGCTGATTGTCGCTGGACCTCGCAGCGCGATGCGAATCGTCCAGGCATTACGGCGCAACCGGGTAGCCGCGCAAATAATAGGCGAGGTTTGCAGGCCAAGCGATGGCATCACGATGGTGGAAAACGGTCGCGCCCGACCGATCAGAGTTCCCGAAAGCGATGAAATCGCCCGCCTGCTGGAGTGA
- the uppS gene encoding polyprenyl diphosphate synthase, with protein sequence MQSPSQSDRTGLHVAIIMDGSGRWARERGLERPEGHLAGVETVRRMIAAAADAGVSTLTLHSFSSGNWQRPPEEVARLFGIFEDFLFTEPTLWILSGVRLSVIGRRDRLPASLLQTIEYAESATSGCTRFHLRLAIDYSARHAILEAAQRWNAAGPQGSSPEDQKAEFEQLLAGTEGEAVPEVDLLIRTGGEQRLSDFMLWECAYAELYFTSVLWPDFTGEDLRDALKEFHSRDRRFGAVPAAVEQL encoded by the coding sequence ATGCAAAGTCCTTCCCAGTCTGATCGCACCGGTCTTCACGTGGCCATCATCATGGATGGCAGCGGACGGTGGGCACGCGAGCGTGGCCTGGAGCGCCCGGAAGGCCACCTGGCCGGCGTGGAAACCGTGCGGCGGATGATTGCCGCCGCGGCCGATGCGGGCGTCAGCACGCTCACGCTCCATTCCTTCAGCTCGGGCAACTGGCAGCGCCCGCCGGAAGAAGTGGCGCGCCTGTTCGGAATTTTTGAGGATTTCCTCTTCACCGAGCCCACGCTCTGGATTTTGAGCGGCGTCCGCTTGAGCGTCATCGGCCGGCGCGACCGCCTGCCCGCCTCGCTGCTCCAGACCATCGAGTACGCCGAGAGCGCAACCAGCGGCTGCACGCGATTCCACCTGCGCCTGGCAATTGATTACTCCGCGCGGCACGCCATTCTCGAAGCCGCCCAGCGGTGGAATGCGGCGGGCCCGCAGGGGTCAAGCCCCGAAGATCAGAAGGCAGAATTCGAGCAGCTATTGGCCGGCACAGAGGGCGAAGCGGTTCCCGAAGTCGATCTTCTGATTCGCACCGGCGGCGAGCAGCGGCTCAGCGATTTTATGCTGTGGGAATGCGCCTACGCCGAGCTCTATTTTACTTCCGTGCTCTGGCCGGACTTTACCGGCGAAGACCTCCGCGACGCCCTCAAGGAATTCCATTCGCGCGACCGCCGCTTCGGCGCCGTCCCCGCCGCGGTAGAGCAATTGTAG
- a CDS encoding HD domain-containing protein, whose product MANKFHEIRDPLHVFIKFDSGERRVIDSTPVQRLRHIHQLAMSYLVYPGATHRRFEHSLGVMELAGRVYDVVSRPDNIYHEVVREFVPQQQGYEYQYWRLVLRLAALCHDLGHLPFSHAAEKELLPDGWDHERLTIEIIRSDEMAPLWNNLKVEPEDIAKLAVGPAKYPDSLNPWESILSEIICGDAFGVDRMDYLLRDSKHTGVPYGGFDHYRLIDTLRILPKPGESDEPELGVEEGGLQSAEALLWARYFMYTQVYFHPIRRIYDIHLKDFLTAWLQGGHFPTDIDKLLEITDNEVTTAMLKSSADSNSPQHDAARRIIGREHFRLLYQRNPDDLAKNIECVDLIFEAVKKEFGPERVRRDSYSQKGRGIDFPVYTRDGRIVSSVSMSETLKKIPVFAVDYVFIEPSARQDALRWLGQNRDTIIKTREEE is encoded by the coding sequence ATGGCCAATAAATTTCACGAAATTCGCGATCCTTTACACGTTTTCATCAAATTCGACTCCGGCGAGCGGAGGGTGATCGACAGCACTCCGGTGCAAAGGCTGCGTCATATTCATCAGCTAGCGATGAGTTATCTGGTGTATCCGGGGGCCACCCATCGCAGGTTCGAGCACTCCTTGGGGGTAATGGAACTTGCGGGTCGCGTTTACGATGTCGTTAGCCGTCCGGATAACATCTATCACGAAGTTGTCCGGGAGTTTGTACCGCAGCAACAGGGCTACGAATACCAATATTGGCGATTAGTCCTTCGGCTCGCGGCCCTTTGCCACGATTTGGGCCACTTGCCCTTTTCACACGCGGCCGAAAAGGAGCTTCTTCCTGACGGCTGGGATCACGAACGCCTTACTATTGAAATAATTCGTTCCGATGAAATGGCACCCCTCTGGAATAATCTTAAGGTCGAACCTGAAGACATCGCCAAGTTGGCTGTTGGGCCTGCGAAGTATCCTGACTCACTGAATCCGTGGGAGTCGATTCTCTCAGAGATTATTTGCGGCGACGCGTTCGGTGTTGACCGAATGGATTACTTGCTTCGGGATTCAAAACACACCGGGGTCCCGTATGGCGGGTTTGATCATTACCGGCTCATTGACACTTTGCGAATTCTCCCCAAACCCGGCGAATCTGACGAACCCGAGCTGGGCGTCGAAGAAGGTGGGCTCCAATCTGCCGAGGCTTTGCTTTGGGCCCGTTACTTCATGTACACGCAAGTTTATTTTCATCCCATCCGGAGAATCTACGATATCCATCTCAAGGATTTCTTGACGGCATGGTTGCAGGGTGGACATTTTCCCACCGACATAGACAAGCTCCTCGAAATCACGGATAACGAAGTCACAACCGCCATGCTAAAGAGTTCGGCTGATTCGAACAGTCCTCAACACGACGCCGCACGGCGGATAATCGGGCGTGAACATTTTCGCCTTCTCTATCAAAGGAATCCGGACGATCTGGCTAAGAATATAGAATGTGTAGATTTGATATTTGAGGCGGTGAAAAAGGAATTCGGCCCTGAGCGGGTGAGGCGCGATTCATACAGCCAAAAAGGACGCGGAATCGATTTTCCAGTCTACACAAGAGACGGACGCATTGTCTCGTCCGTCTCAATGTCGGAAACCCTGAAAAAAATCCCCGTATTTGCAGTGGATTATGTTTTCATTGAGCCTTCAGCTCGTCAGGACGCGTTGCGCTGGCTTGGTCAAAACCGTGATACGATAATCAAAACAAGGGAGGAAGAGTGA
- a CDS encoding transposase has translation MHDEASDDKKTSLPKRKPIRLPRIDYANPASVFNLTIDAEQRQRYFVKPQFNDEVVAVLRGEAVRCRCPIRIYCLMPTHLHLLANPGSRSLIDLVGAFKKKTADLARETCGIKKLWQRSFFDHRLRSYESEMEQYEYISMNPVRAGLVDHPDDWPWTGSVQIS, from the coding sequence ATGCATGATGAGGCATCAGACGACAAAAAAACTTCCTTACCAAAGCGCAAGCCCATCCGCCTGCCTCGGATCGACTACGCGAATCCCGCGAGCGTATTCAACCTGACAATCGATGCCGAACAGCGCCAGCGATACTTCGTGAAACCGCAATTTAATGACGAAGTCGTTGCTGTGTTGCGCGGGGAGGCTGTGCGGTGCCGATGCCCCATTCGGATCTATTGCTTGATGCCGACGCACCTCCACCTGCTGGCGAACCCCGGGTCGCGTTCGCTAATCGACCTTGTTGGCGCGTTCAAGAAGAAGACAGCCGACCTCGCGCGCGAGACCTGCGGGATCAAGAAGCTCTGGCAACGCAGCTTTTTCGATCATCGGCTTCGCTCGTACGAGAGCGAGATGGAGCAGTACGAATACATCAGCATGAATCCGGTACGGGCCGGCCTAGTTGACCATCCAGATGATTGGCCATGGACCGGTAGCGTGCAGATCAGTTGA
- a CDS encoding cupin domain-containing protein, producing the protein MKLKDWENKLHEEGFGRTFVWQDGPGAYYPDHTHSMITAHVILDGEMTLTSEGETRTYKAGDRCDVAADTIHSARMGPQGCRYLIGEQ; encoded by the coding sequence ATGAAGCTCAAGGATTGGGAGAACAAACTCCACGAGGAGGGTTTTGGCAGGACCTTTGTCTGGCAGGATGGTCCTGGAGCCTACTATCCCGATCATACCCACTCAATGATCACCGCGCATGTGATCCTCGATGGGGAGATGACGCTGACTTCCGAGGGCGAGACGCGCACCTACAAGGCTGGTGATCGCTGTGATGTTGCCGCCGATACGATCCATTCCGCTCGCATGGGACCGCAGGGTTGCCGATACTTGATCGGGGAGCAGTAA
- a CDS encoding transcriptional regulator, producing the protein MGKTNAWIREQGAEAANDAPEERSVRVEKVSRASRLDRLIHERIRLGIVSALAVNTSLSHNELKQLLKTTDGNLSVHARKLEDAEYIECVKSFDGRLPRTVYRLTPAGRKALENYLDHMEALIRATRAQ; encoded by the coding sequence GTGGGTAAGACAAACGCATGGATACGCGAGCAGGGCGCGGAAGCCGCCAACGACGCTCCCGAGGAACGGAGCGTTCGAGTGGAAAAGGTCAGCCGCGCGTCTCGGCTTGACCGCCTGATCCATGAGCGCATTCGCCTGGGCATTGTGAGCGCGCTGGCGGTGAACACTTCCCTCAGCCACAACGAGCTCAAGCAGTTGCTCAAGACCACTGACGGCAATCTCAGCGTCCACGCGCGCAAGCTGGAGGACGCCGAATATATCGAGTGTGTCAAGTCGTTTGACGGGCGCCTGCCCCGCACCGTCTATCGCCTGACGCCCGCGGGCCGCAAGGCGCTTGAGAATTACCTTGACCACATGGAGGCATTGATCCGGGCCACGCGCGCGCAGTGA